One Flavobacterium sp. 90 DNA segment encodes these proteins:
- a CDS encoding glycosyl hydrolase family 28 protein — protein MKRNFIIALLIFCISVTVSAQKIFDIKKYGAVGDGKTLNTKAIQKAIDAANKNKGGKVVFSKGKFLSGSIVLKNGVELFFEEGAVLLGSTNPDDYPKYEGIRALIVANESKNIAVKGKGIIDGQGRELALAIDSLHHTGVRIDPKYNYRRMRPEDGRGKLISFVKCDSITMINITLKNSPGWVQCFSECKNITIDSMKVNSTAYWNNDGIDVDGCENVRITNCNVNAADDGICLKSESPGLQNNNIYIGNCTIRSSANAVKFGTGSYCSFKNVTIENIKVFDTFRSAIAIESVDGAEIENINVSNITAVNTGNAILIRLGHRNGDKPGYIKNVSIKNVKVQVPFGRPDIDYDMRGPEVDYFHNPFPASIAGIPGHLVENVTLENIEITYPGRASKGMAYHPLSRLKDVKENINGYPEFTMFGELPSWGFYVRHVNGIEMKNIKLILEKDDFRPAFVFDDVKNLTMKAIDIPSDKINQIVFKDVSSSNLDSESLKRKIEPEQNKFELPAH, from the coding sequence ATGAAAAGAAATTTTATAATCGCACTGCTTATTTTTTGTATTTCAGTAACCGTTTCGGCACAAAAGATATTTGATATTAAAAAATATGGCGCTGTAGGAGATGGTAAAACTTTAAATACAAAAGCAATCCAGAAAGCGATCGATGCGGCTAACAAAAATAAAGGAGGAAAAGTTGTTTTTTCTAAAGGTAAATTTCTATCCGGAAGTATTGTTTTAAAAAACGGAGTTGAATTGTTTTTTGAAGAAGGAGCAGTTTTGTTAGGAAGTACCAATCCAGATGATTATCCTAAATATGAAGGAATAAGAGCATTGATTGTAGCAAATGAATCAAAAAATATTGCTGTAAAAGGAAAAGGAATTATAGACGGACAAGGAAGAGAACTGGCATTGGCAATCGATAGTCTACATCATACCGGAGTTCGAATTGATCCAAAATATAATTACAGAAGAATGCGCCCTGAAGACGGAAGAGGAAAGCTGATTTCGTTTGTAAAATGTGATTCTATAACGATGATTAATATCACATTAAAAAACAGTCCGGGTTGGGTGCAATGCTTCAGCGAATGCAAGAATATTACAATTGATTCTATGAAAGTCAATAGTACTGCTTATTGGAACAATGACGGAATTGACGTTGACGGTTGCGAAAATGTTCGAATTACCAATTGTAATGTAAATGCAGCAGATGATGGTATTTGTCTAAAATCAGAATCACCGGGATTGCAAAACAATAACATTTATATTGGAAATTGTACCATTAGATCGAGTGCCAATGCGGTAAAATTTGGAACAGGTTCTTACTGCAGTTTTAAAAACGTAACCATTGAGAATATCAAGGTTTTTGATACTTTCAGATCAGCAATTGCGATTGAATCTGTAGATGGTGCCGAAATTGAAAATATCAATGTTTCAAATATTACAGCCGTAAATACTGGAAATGCAATATTGATTCGATTAGGACACAGAAATGGAGATAAACCGGGATATATCAAAAATGTATCAATTAAGAATGTAAAAGTGCAGGTTCCTTTTGGGCGTCCAGATATTGATTATGATATGCGCGGACCAGAAGTAGATTATTTCCATAATCCGTTTCCGGCTTCTATTGCTGGGATTCCGGGGCATTTGGTAGAAAATGTGACTTTAGAAAACATCGAAATTACTTATCCCGGAAGAGCTTCAAAAGGAATGGCGTATCATCCTTTAAGCAGATTAAAAGATGTAAAAGAAAACATAAACGGTTATCCAGAATTTACCATGTTTGGAGAATTACCATCTTGGGGATTTTATGTACGTCACGTAAACGGAATCGAAATGAAGAATATTAAACTGATTTTGGAAAAAGATGATTTTCGTCCCGCTTTTGTTTTTGATGATGTAAAAAATCTAACAATGAAAGCGATTGATATTCCTTCGGATAAAATCAACCAGATTGTTTTTAAAGATGTTTCATCAAGTAATCTGGATAGTGAATCTTTAAAAAGAAAAATAGAACCAGAGCAAAATAAATTTGAATTACCTGCGCATTGA
- a CDS encoding glycoside hydrolase family 2 TIM barrel-domain containing protein: MHKTKTKILLLSLLLCITFVSAQEKEHNDWENPQVFQINREPARAAFLPYADEISAISDRYENSPWYFSLNGKWKFSWSPTPDQRPKDFYKTDFSTLNWKELQVPSNWELNGYGIPIYTNITYPFERNPPFINHSDNPVGSYKKDFVLPENWKNRHVFLHFEAGTSAMYIWVNGEKVGYTENTKSPAEFDISKYLKPGKNNLAVEVYRWSDGSYLEDQDFWRLSGIDRNVYLYSTDNVRISDFFAKPDLDAKYKNGSLNVEVSLKNLTSTAVNNQKLVAKLVDASGKNVFSKEINVNFEASKIQTINFAQKVSNPKLWSNETPNLYTLLLTLKNEKGDIIETVSSQIGFRKVELKGGQLLVNGVRLMVRGVNIHEHNPVTGHYQDEATMMKDIRLMKQMNINSVRCSHYPNNILWVKLCNKYGLFLVDEANIESHGMGVEGQPLIWMNPKTNPGYLPEWREAHLDRIYSLVERDKNMPSVILWSLGNESANGPVFHEAYKWIKKRDNTRLVQFEQAKENENTDIVCPMYPTIAYMKEYAARKEVTRPYIMCEYSHAMGNSNGNFQEYWDIIRGSKNMQGGFIWDWVDQGFEREDENGRKYWAYGGDMGSQNYTNDENDCNNGLVMPDRTPNPGAFEVKKVYQDILFEAVDVKNGVIEIINDFGFTNLNKYNFKYQVLENGKVIKESSIDVAINPKTKKQFKLDLPKLQSKEGTEYLLNVFAYTKIGSELLPQNFEIAKEQFVIEDSNYFTKSEKVNTAKIQDEKDQFVLTSDNVIVKISKSTGLISYYSLKGEEYFKQYPEPNFWRAPTDNDLGNKMEIRANVWRTAGKNTTLESIQQKEENGQQYVVAKLKLNDVASDYTIKYALRNDGALEIAASYKKGNNPVPELPRFGMIFTLKNTLENLDYYGRGPLENYSDRKTAALKGIYYSKVADQYVPYIRPQENGYKTDVRWFKLSGNKGNGFEIKGLQPLGMSTLNNYPSDFDAGLSKKNIHSSDITPRSEIVVCVDLTQRGLGGDNSWGLPPHAQYVLTQSEYSYGFVIKPIF; this comes from the coding sequence ATGCATAAAACCAAAACCAAAATACTTTTATTAAGCCTGTTGCTTTGTATCACTTTTGTTTCGGCTCAGGAAAAAGAGCATAACGATTGGGAAAATCCTCAAGTATTTCAAATTAACAGAGAACCGGCGCGCGCTGCTTTTCTTCCTTATGCAGATGAAATTTCTGCTATAAGCGATAGATATGAAAATTCACCTTGGTATTTTTCTTTAAATGGTAAATGGAAATTTTCCTGGTCGCCAACGCCAGATCAGCGTCCAAAGGATTTTTACAAAACGGATTTCAGTACTTTAAATTGGAAGGAACTTCAGGTGCCATCCAATTGGGAACTAAATGGTTACGGAATACCAATTTATACCAATATTACCTATCCTTTTGAAAGAAATCCGCCTTTTATCAATCATTCGGATAATCCTGTAGGGTCTTATAAAAAAGATTTTGTATTGCCGGAAAATTGGAAAAACCGACATGTTTTTCTTCATTTTGAAGCAGGAACATCAGCTATGTATATTTGGGTGAATGGTGAAAAAGTTGGTTATACTGAAAATACTAAAAGTCCTGCAGAATTTGATATTTCTAAATATTTAAAACCTGGAAAAAATAATCTTGCAGTAGAAGTATACAGATGGAGCGATGGTTCTTATCTCGAAGATCAGGATTTCTGGAGACTTTCCGGAATCGACAGAAATGTTTATTTGTACAGTACCGATAATGTTCGTATTTCAGATTTTTTTGCCAAACCAGATTTAGATGCGAAGTATAAAAACGGAAGTTTAAATGTAGAAGTAAGTTTAAAAAATCTGACTTCAACTGCTGTTAACAATCAAAAGTTGGTTGCAAAATTGGTAGATGCTTCAGGAAAAAATGTTTTTAGCAAAGAGATCAATGTCAATTTTGAAGCGTCTAAAATTCAGACAATTAATTTTGCTCAGAAGGTATCCAATCCAAAATTATGGAGTAATGAAACGCCAAATTTATACACATTGCTTTTGACCTTAAAAAATGAAAAAGGCGATATAATAGAAACTGTTTCTTCTCAAATCGGATTTAGAAAAGTAGAATTAAAAGGAGGACAATTATTGGTAAATGGAGTTCGATTGATGGTTCGTGGCGTAAATATTCATGAACATAATCCGGTAACCGGACATTATCAGGACGAAGCTACGATGATGAAAGACATTAGGTTGATGAAGCAGATGAACATTAATTCAGTACGCTGTAGTCATTATCCGAACAATATTTTGTGGGTAAAATTGTGCAACAAATACGGTTTGTTTTTGGTCGATGAAGCCAATATCGAAAGCCATGGAATGGGAGTTGAAGGACAGCCTTTAATTTGGATGAATCCAAAAACTAATCCCGGTTATCTTCCAGAATGGAGAGAAGCACATTTGGACAGGATTTATAGTCTTGTTGAAAGAGATAAAAATATGCCGTCTGTAATTCTTTGGTCATTGGGTAATGAAAGTGCCAATGGACCAGTATTTCATGAAGCCTATAAATGGATTAAAAAAAGAGATAATACCAGATTGGTTCAGTTTGAGCAGGCAAAAGAAAATGAAAATACAGATATTGTCTGCCCGATGTATCCAACAATTGCTTACATGAAAGAATATGCGGCACGTAAAGAAGTAACTCGTCCTTATATCATGTGTGAGTATTCGCATGCAATGGGAAACAGCAATGGTAATTTTCAGGAATATTGGGATATCATTCGCGGAAGCAAAAATATGCAGGGCGGTTTTATCTGGGACTGGGTAGATCAGGGATTTGAGAGAGAAGATGAAAACGGCAGAAAATACTGGGCTTATGGAGGTGATATGGGAAGCCAGAATTATACAAATGATGAAAATGATTGCAATAATGGATTAGTTATGCCGGATAGAACACCAAATCCTGGTGCGTTTGAGGTTAAAAAAGTATATCAGGATATTTTGTTTGAAGCTGTAGATGTTAAAAACGGAGTTATTGAAATTATAAACGATTTTGGATTTACAAACCTGAATAAATACAACTTCAAATATCAGGTTTTAGAAAACGGTAAAGTAATTAAAGAAAGTAGCATTGATGTCGCTATAAATCCGAAAACAAAAAAACAGTTTAAGCTTGACTTACCAAAATTACAGTCAAAAGAAGGAACAGAATATTTATTGAATGTTTTTGCTTACACTAAAATAGGTTCGGAGTTACTGCCGCAAAATTTTGAAATTGCCAAAGAACAGTTTGTAATCGAAGACTCCAATTATTTTACAAAATCAGAAAAAGTAAATACTGCTAAAATTCAGGATGAAAAAGATCAGTTTGTGTTGACTTCAGATAATGTTATCGTGAAAATAAGTAAGTCAACAGGATTAATTTCTTATTACAGTTTAAAAGGCGAGGAGTACTTTAAACAATACCCTGAACCTAATTTCTGGAGAGCACCGACCGATAATGATCTGGGAAATAAAATGGAGATTAGAGCGAATGTATGGAGAACAGCGGGTAAAAATACCACATTAGAAAGCATACAGCAGAAGGAGGAAAATGGACAGCAATATGTTGTTGCAAAATTGAAACTGAACGATGTTGCTTCTGATTATACAATCAAATATGCATTAAGAAATGACGGTGCTTTAGAAATAGCAGCTTCTTATAAAAAAGGCAATAATCCAGTACCGGAATTACCACGTTTCGGAATGATTTTTACTTTGAAAAATACGTTAGAAAATCTGGATTATTACGGAAGAGGACCTTTAGAAAATTATTCGGACAGAAAAACAGCTGCACTCAAAGGAATTTATTACAGTAAAGTTGCAGACCAGTATGTGCCTTATATACGTCCACAGGAAAATGGATACAAGACAGATGTACGCTGGTTTAAATTGTCAGGTAATAAAGGAAATGGCTTCGAAATAAAAGGTCTGCAGCCTTTAGGCATGAGTACTTTGAATAATTATCCGAGTGATTTTGACGCAGGACTTTCTAAAAAGAATATTCATTCCAGCGACATTACGCCTCGAAGTGAAATTGTAGTTTGTGTTGATTTAACACAGCGCGGATTAGGAGGAGACAACAGCTGGGGATTGCCACCGCACGCACAATATGTATTGACGCAAAGTGAATACAGCTACGGATTTGTTATTAAACCAATTTTTTAA
- a CDS encoding inositol oxygenase family protein: protein MKKHIDTDNPLNNLDEWEDDLLLRYPDPSESTPEKTKEEFRNYVDSERVETVKEFYRINHIYQTYDFVCSKEQEFLQFNKKEMSIWEAVDFLNTLVDDSDPDIDLDQTQHLLQTSEAIRADGHPDWFVLTGFIHDLGKILCLFGEPQWAVVGDTFPVGCAYSDKIVYPEFFKENPDYTDERFNTKFGVYTENCGLDNVKMSWGHDEYLYQIMKDYLPDPALYMIRYHSFYSQHKENAYAHLMNEKDIEMFDWVRKFNPYDLYTKAPVKPDVKALLPYYKELVAKYLPEKLNF from the coding sequence ATGAAAAAGCATATAGACACAGATAATCCGTTGAATAATTTAGATGAATGGGAAGACGATTTGTTATTGCGATATCCTGATCCTTCTGAAAGTACGCCGGAAAAAACAAAAGAAGAATTCAGGAATTATGTCGATTCGGAAAGAGTAGAAACGGTTAAGGAATTTTACAGAATTAACCATATCTATCAAACGTATGATTTTGTGTGCAGCAAAGAGCAGGAGTTTTTACAATTCAATAAAAAGGAAATGTCAATTTGGGAAGCCGTTGATTTTTTAAATACTCTTGTAGACGACAGCGATCCGGATATTGATTTAGATCAAACACAGCACCTTTTGCAAACTTCTGAAGCTATTAGAGCAGATGGTCATCCGGATTGGTTTGTGCTAACGGGTTTTATTCATGATTTGGGTAAAATTCTATGTTTGTTCGGAGAACCGCAGTGGGCAGTTGTTGGTGATACATTTCCGGTTGGGTGTGCCTATTCAGACAAGATTGTTTACCCAGAGTTTTTTAAAGAAAATCCAGATTATACAGACGAAAGATTCAATACCAAATTTGGTGTTTACACAGAAAATTGCGGACTGGATAATGTAAAAATGAGTTGGGGACATGACGAATATCTGTATCAGATTATGAAAGATTATCTCCCGGATCCGGCTTTATACATGATTCGTTATCATTCCTTTTATTCACAGCATAAAGAAAATGCGTATGCCCACTTAATGAATGAAAAAGATATAGAAATGTTTGACTGGGTACGAAAGTTCAATCCGTACGATTTATATACCAAAGCTCCCGTTAAACCAGATGTAAAAGCATTACTTCCTTATTATAAAGAATTAGTGGCCAAATATTTACCTGAAAAGTTGAATTTCTAG
- a CDS encoding sodium/sugar symporter, producing the protein MNVLQTADYIVFFIYFVIVTAYGMYIYRSKKTAATSSNEYFLAEGSLTWWAIGASLIASNISAEHFIGMSGSGFAIGLAIASYEWMSAATLIIVAMFILPIYLKNKIFTMPQFLAKRYSGTVSTIMAVIWLLIYVFVNLTSIIYLGALAISSIAPVSFQFCVIALSLFSVIVTLGGMKVIGYTDMFQVIVLILGGLVTTYLALTLLSDQFGFGKDILKGLAIIADEAPGHLHMILDKSNPHYNELPGMSVLVGGMLINNLAYWGCNQYIVQRALGADLKTARKGILFAAFLKLLVPIIAVLPGIAMFVMHSNGMFQQEMVDAAGVLKPDHAYPTLMNLLPAGLKGVALAALTAAIVASLAGKANSISTIFSLDIYKKYFNSQASEKKLVRTGRWCVVVCMIIAAFVAPALKSLDQAYQFIQEYVGFFSPGVLAVFLLGMFWKKTTPSAGLAGALLTVPLAAILKFLPMWTDGAFPDYPFLDRMTIVFFLIVFIMVGISLAKPASEQETEIHAIEVDNGMFKVSSEFIVGSFIICGILVALYTVFW; encoded by the coding sequence ATGAATGTATTACAAACCGCAGATTACATTGTTTTCTTTATTTACTTTGTTATAGTCACCGCTTATGGAATGTATATTTACAGAAGCAAGAAAACTGCAGCAACAAGCTCAAATGAATATTTTTTAGCAGAAGGATCACTTACCTGGTGGGCAATTGGAGCATCGCTTATAGCTTCTAATATTTCAGCAGAACATTTTATCGGTATGAGTGGTTCGGGTTTCGCCATCGGACTTGCGATTGCTTCTTATGAATGGATGTCTGCTGCTACATTGATTATCGTGGCGATGTTTATTTTACCAATTTATCTTAAGAACAAAATATTTACCATGCCGCAATTTCTAGCCAAAAGATACAGCGGAACAGTAAGTACCATTATGGCTGTTATTTGGCTCTTAATTTATGTATTTGTAAATCTTACTTCTATAATTTACTTAGGAGCTTTGGCGATTTCATCAATTGCTCCGGTCAGCTTTCAGTTTTGTGTTATTGCGCTGAGTTTATTCTCAGTGATTGTAACTTTAGGCGGAATGAAAGTAATTGGATATACAGATATGTTTCAGGTTATCGTGTTAATTCTTGGAGGATTAGTAACAACTTATTTAGCATTGACTTTACTTTCAGATCAGTTTGGTTTTGGAAAAGATATTTTAAAAGGACTTGCTATTATTGCAGATGAAGCGCCGGGACATTTGCATATGATATTAGACAAATCAAATCCGCATTATAATGAATTGCCGGGAATGTCTGTTTTGGTCGGCGGTATGTTAATCAATAATCTGGCGTATTGGGGATGCAATCAATATATTGTTCAAAGAGCTTTAGGAGCCGATTTGAAAACTGCCCGCAAGGGAATTTTATTTGCTGCTTTTCTAAAATTATTAGTACCTATTATTGCCGTTTTACCGGGAATTGCCATGTTTGTAATGCATTCAAACGGAATGTTTCAGCAGGAAATGGTTGACGCCGCTGGAGTTTTAAAACCAGATCATGCGTATCCTACTTTAATGAATTTACTTCCTGCTGGATTAAAAGGTGTAGCTCTGGCAGCTTTAACGGCAGCAATTGTAGCTTCTTTGGCTGGAAAAGCAAATAGTATTTCGACTATTTTTTCTTTAGATATTTATAAAAAATATTTCAATTCTCAGGCATCAGAAAAAAAGCTGGTTCGTACAGGAAGATGGTGCGTTGTAGTTTGTATGATTATAGCAGCTTTTGTAGCGCCGGCATTAAAATCATTAGATCAGGCGTATCAATTTATACAAGAATATGTGGGATTCTTTTCGCCGGGAGTTTTAGCGGTTTTCTTATTGGGAATGTTCTGGAAAAAAACAACTCCTTCAGCAGGACTTGCAGGTGCATTATTAACAGTACCACTAGCCGCAATATTGAAATTCCTGCCTATGTGGACAGATGGCGCTTTTCCTGATTACCCTTTCTTAGACAGAATGACTATTGTTTTCTTCTTAATTGTGTTTATAATGGTTGGCATTAGTCTGGCAAAACCAGCTTCGGAACAAGAGACTGAAATTCATGCAATAGAAGTCGATAACGGTATGTTTAAAGTCTCTTCAGAGTTTATCGTTGGATCATTTATTATCTGTGGAATATTAGTGGCTTTATATACTGTTTTCTGGTAA
- a CDS encoding DUF5009 domain-containing protein, with translation MSNPTNGRLISLDALRGFVMFWIMSGEHIIHALAKAAPIPVFIWMSSQLHHAEWNGITFYDMIFPVFLFVAGVSMPYSFEKKIQLAGVKTAKDLPGNEKRKIYLSMLKRTSILLVLGFVVNGILRFDGFDHTRFASVLGRIGLAWFFAGIIYLNFDFKKQLIWFFGILIGYYAAMKWIPVPDFGAGVLTKEGSLEGYIDRLFLPGRLHSTVYDPEGIFSTIPAIATALLGVFTGTFLKAKYSYSVKEKLLLMTLTAVVLIIAGLLWDINFPINKHLWTSSFVFFVGGFSILFFVFFYLIIDLFGFHKWAFPLILIGSNSILIYIAAEGLVDFKHTADYVFGGLIQYTPIVWQPFFAALSVTVVQLILLYFLYKKKWFLKI, from the coding sequence ATGAGTAACCCTACAAATGGAAGATTAATTTCTTTAGATGCGCTTCGCGGATTTGTTATGTTTTGGATTATGAGCGGAGAACATATCATTCATGCTCTGGCAAAAGCTGCCCCAATTCCTGTTTTTATCTGGATGTCGTCACAATTGCATCACGCAGAATGGAACGGGATTACATTTTATGATATGATTTTTCCTGTGTTTCTGTTTGTTGCAGGAGTTTCAATGCCATATTCTTTTGAAAAGAAAATACAGCTTGCAGGGGTTAAAACTGCAAAAGATTTACCAGGAAACGAAAAGCGAAAAATATACTTATCAATGCTTAAAAGAACCAGTATTTTATTGGTTTTAGGATTTGTAGTAAATGGAATATTGCGATTTGACGGTTTCGATCATACACGTTTTGCAAGTGTTTTAGGAAGAATTGGACTGGCTTGGTTTTTTGCCGGAATCATCTATTTGAATTTTGATTTTAAAAAACAGCTAATCTGGTTTTTCGGTATTTTGATTGGTTATTACGCTGCAATGAAATGGATTCCCGTACCGGATTTTGGTGCTGGAGTTTTAACTAAAGAGGGATCATTAGAAGGATATATTGATCGTTTGTTTTTACCGGGCAGACTTCACAGCACCGTTTATGATCCCGAAGGAATATTTTCTACTATACCTGCAATTGCTACAGCTTTGTTAGGTGTTTTTACAGGAACATTTTTAAAAGCAAAATATTCTTATTCTGTAAAAGAAAAATTGCTTTTAATGACCCTTACAGCAGTGGTACTGATTATTGCAGGATTACTTTGGGATATTAATTTTCCAATCAATAAACACTTATGGACGAGTTCGTTTGTGTTTTTTGTTGGCGGATTCAGCATACTGTTTTTTGTCTTTTTTTATTTGATAATTGATTTGTTCGGTTTTCATAAATGGGCATTTCCGTTAATTTTAATAGGTTCAAATTCTATTTTAATTTACATCGCCGCTGAAGGTTTAGTCGATTTTAAACATACCGCAGATTATGTTTTTGGAGGACTTATACAATATACGCCAATTGTTTGGCAGCCTTTTTTTGCCGCTTTATCTGTAACAGTTGTACAGCTTATTTTACTTTATTTTCTCTATAAGAAAAAATGGTTTCTAAAAATTTAG